A DNA window from Trichosurus vulpecula isolate mTriVul1 chromosome 2, mTriVul1.pri, whole genome shotgun sequence contains the following coding sequences:
- the SLC25A33 gene encoding solute carrier family 25 member 33 → MATAPSQQKENTLLHLFAGGCGGTVGAIFTCPLEVIKTRLQSSRLALRTVYYPQVQLGTISGAGVVRPTSVSPGLLQVLKSILEKEGPRSLFRGLGPNLVGVAPSRAVYFACYSKAKEQFNGIFVPNSNIVHVFSSGSAAFITNTLMNPIWMVKTRMQLERKVRGSKQMNTVQCARYVYQTEGIRGFYRGLTASYAGISETIICFAIYESLKKWLKEAPLTPSTNGTERSRSSTNFFGLMAAAAISKGCASCIAYPHEVIRTRLREEGTKYKAFIQTARLIAREEGYLAFYRGLFAQLIRQIPNTAIVLSTYELIVYLLEDRTK, encoded by the exons GTGTGGGGGCACTGTTGGTGCTATTTTTACTTGTCCTCTGGAGGTAATTAAGACCAGACTTCAGTCTTCAAGATTAGCTTTACGAACTGTCTACTATCCTCAAGTTCAGCTGGGGACCATTAGTGGAGCAGGAGTGGTCAGACCAACATCAGTATCACCTGGACTCTTACAGGTTCTGAA GTCAATTTTGGAGAAAGAGGGACCAAGGTCGCTTTTTAGAGGCTTGGGTCCAAACTTGGTTGGAGTTGCCCCATCAAG GGCTGTATACTTTGCATGTTACTCCAAGGCCAAAGAGCAGTTTAATGGCATTTTTGTgcctaacagcaatattgtccaCGTTTTCTCCTCCGGCTCTGCAG ctTTTATCACAAACACCTTAATGAATCCTATATGGATGGTTAAAACCCGGATGCAGTTAGAACGGAA AGTGAGGGGTTCCAAACAAATGAACACTGTCCAATGTGCTCGGTACGTTTACCAGACGGAAGGCATTCGTGGATTCTACAGAGGATTAACTGCCTCATATGCTGGCATTTCTGAGACCATAATCTGTTTTGCTATTTATGAAAGCTTAAAGAAATGGCTAAAAGAGGCCCCATTAACCCCTTCTACAAATGGAACGGAGAGAAGCAGAAGCTCCACCAACTTTTTTGGACTTATGGCTGCTGCTGCTATCTCCAAGGGGTGCGCCTCCTGTATTGCTTATCCACATG AAGTGATAAGAACCCGACTTCGAGAAGAGGGCACCAAGTATAAAGCTTTCATTCAGACCGCCCGCCTGATAGCTCGAGAAGAAGGTTATCTGGCTTTCTACAGAGGACTCTTTGCCCAGCTCATCCGGCAGATCCCAAATACTGCTATCGTCTTGTCCACCTACGAGCTCATTGTGTACTTACTGGAAGACCGTACCAAGTGA